The following proteins are encoded in a genomic region of Triticum dicoccoides isolate Atlit2015 ecotype Zavitan chromosome 1B, WEW_v2.0, whole genome shotgun sequence:
- the LOC119331855 gene encoding probable E3 ubiquitin-protein ligase XERICO — protein MVTTMGHVVALLSAALSGGVVGCSRHDDHYHSGGCCVCISRFRDGEDIRSLPCGHAFHRQCVDRWLALCRRTCPLCRLHVGGVTDEHQLSDDLVIWFSSLFVAGL, from the coding sequence atggtgACGACGATGGGGCACGTGGTGGCGCTCCTCTCCGCTGCCCTCTCCGGCGGCGTGGTCGGCTGCAGTCGCCACGACGACCACTACCACTCGGGCGGCTGCTGCGTGTGCATATCAAGGTTCCGCGACGGGGAGGACATACGCAGCCTGCCGTGCGGCCACGCCTTCCACCGGCAATGCGTCGACAGGTGGTTGGCGCTGTGCCGCCGGACCTGCCCGCTCTGCCGCCTGCACGTCGGCGGCGTGACAGATGAGCACCAGCTCAGCGACGACCTCGTCATCTGGTTCTCTTCTCTCTTCGTCGCCGGCTTGTAG
- the LOC119331850 gene encoding DNA polymerase epsilon catalytic subunit A-like — protein MGGGDGRRRRPSAGGGGGGGGGSWGGRRSGSSAAKEQRVRLGAEELLEGRLGFAPYTQGDRRLGWLLTFSPSSWEDEDTGKIYSCVDLYFVSQDGSTFKVKYKFPPYFYAATKEKTELEVEAYLRRRYEGEIADIEIIEKEDLDLKNHLSGLKRKYLKIQFDTVQQLMRVRSDLMHVVEKNEEERDAVDAFESIYGVKRVERPQDYINCIIDLREYDVPYHVRFAIDNDVRSGQWYNVGVSGSDVLLQRREDLLQRAEVHVCAFDIETTKLPLKFPDAEYDSVMMISYMIDGQGYLIINRECVGEDIEDLEYTPKPEFEGHFRVKNVADEVGLLKAWFSHMQEVKPGIYVTYNGDFFDWPFLEKRAAHHGIKMNEEIGFQCDSNQGECRAKFSCHLDCFAWVKRDSYLPQGSQGLKAVTKAKLGYDPLEVNPEDMVRFAMEQPQTMASYSVSDAVATYYLYMTYVHPFIFSLATIIPMSPDEVLRKGSGTLCEMLLMVQAFQANIICPNKHQADLEKFYNNRLVESETYIGGHVECLETGVFRSDLPTKFQLEPSAFEQLIENLDRDLQYAIAVEGKLDIDSVTNYDEVKDAIKQKLVSLRDHPTREECPLIYHLDVAAMYPNIILTNRLQPPSIVTDVDCTACDFNRPGKNCLRTLEWVWRGETYTAKKSDYHHIKRQIESEMIQTGGVTSSKPFLDLSKPEHLLKLKDRLKKYCQKAYKRVVDKPITEVREAGICMRENSFYVDTVRSFRDRRYEYKGLNKTWKGKLSEAKASGNSIKIQEAQDMVVLYDSLQLAHKCILNSFYGYVMRKGARWYSMEMAGVVTYTGAKIIQNARLLVDKIGRPLELDTDGIWCVLPGSFPENFTFKTKAEKKLTISYPCVMLNVDVARTNTNDQYQTLKDPVSKLYTTNSECSIEFEVDGPYKAMILPASKEEGILIKKRYAVFNEDGTLAELKGFEIKRRGELKLIKVFQAEVFDKFLHGSTLEECYAAVASVANRWLDLLDNQGIDISDSELLGFISESSTMSKSLVDYGEQKSCAVTTAKRLAEFLGDSMVKDKGLHCQYIVAREPQGTPVSERAVPVAIFETDAEVAKFYLRKWCKVSTEANIRFILDWSYYKQRLSSAIQKIITIPAAMQKISNPVPRVLHPDWLHKKVREKDDRFRQRKLRDMFSPLNKDMGMHNLNGTGDIEDLLTSDKGLRKATASHSFNIGKENHPNGSPSAKASLGHCKNQQKSVIRSNEPLRDDSADERVDRSTDYQGWLEARKRKWKYVREQKKRRRLGAAASSEGPSNNLFSARNVSQLHGNGRNRSTFFQKQELSLFRSHWQIIQLAPSTLPGRFFAWVVADGIMFKIPINVPRVFYLNSKAPITDEFPGRRVKKILPHGKPSFNLIEVVTSEEQFRAEGRKLAAHLAEPDVEGIYETKIPLELNAILQIGCVCKVDKSAKKRNIQDGWDLAELQMKTTAEFSYLEQTVSFFYLYHSVSEGRAVYVMYFPTSLRVHAVVINPFRNKELSPAFLEKQFRDACQTPDPLHENLTFQVDYHTSMDAGSKYVQRMLLEYRQQHPGPVIGIIECPKLQAIRESVRALDDFPCVTIPCNARDNNYQALGWQATAGRTSMQRCAASTQWFNERISLARYAHVPLGNFELDWLLFTADVFFSRALHDQQQVLWISDDGIPDLGGTYEGDTCFADEVIQPALTYPGAYRRISVELKIHHLAVNSLLKSSQVDEMEGGSIGNFENDIPPGPNATETDYNDASLCLPAFQVLKQLIQRCISDAVSSGNVFADAILQHLYRWLCSPRSRLHDPALHRLLHNVMKKVFALLLAEFRKLGANVIFANFSKIIIDTGKVDLPSARAYCDSLLKTLQTRDLFEWIELEPLHYWHSLLFMDQYNYGGIQAKTQNVTSADSSDGDDDIDIVSSWNIAEYLPKATQDHFVLIVSEFLYVPWKYMKEQVACRAAMRDDTSCTPSITIMAAENLEGQVVDYLRGQIGTYFAEKLLTIVSDILLHFKGKGKSESVGPSNSELDPHLHKGDAALEFIKHICAVLALDQNVQHDILRMRKNLLKLVRVKEFAPEAQFQDPCASFILPNVICSYCNDCRDLDLCRDSTLQGHEWRCAVPQCGQPYHREEMENALLQIVRQRERLYHLQDLVCVRCRQVKAAHVSEQCNCGGSFRCKEEAPQFLGKMRVFLNVAVSQKFELLQDCVRWILEVR, from the exons ATGGGCGGTGGTGATGGCCGGCGACGGAGACCGTcggccggaggaggtggaggtggcggcggcggcagctggggCGGTCGGAGGTCTGGATCTTCGGCGGCAAAGGAGCAGCGGGTACGGCTGGGCGCGGAGGAGCTCCTCGAGGGCCGGCTTGGCTTCGCGCCCTACACCCAAGGCGACCGCCGGCTTGGCTGGCTCCTCACCTTCTCCCCC TCATCGTGGGAGGACGAGGATACAGGGAAAATCTACAGCTGTGTTGACCTGTACTTTGTGTCCCAG GATGGTTCTACATTTAAAGTGAAGTACAAATTCCCACCTTATTTTTATGCTGCAACTAAG GAGAAGACGGAGTTGGAAGTTGAGGCGTATCTCAGGCGACGTTATGAAGGGGAAATTGCTGATATAGAAATAATTGAAAAAGAGGATCTGGATCTT AAAAACCATCTTTCTGGTTTGAAGAGAAAATATTTGAAGATTCAGTTCGATACCGTGCAGCAATTAATGCGTGTGAGGAGTGATCTAATGCATGTtgttgaaaagaatgaagaagaaaGAGATGCTGTGGATGCATTTGAATCAATTTATGGTGTAAAAAG GGTAGAAAGGCCACAAGATTACATAAACTGCATCATCGATTTGCGTGAATACGATGTTCCCTATCATGTTCGTTTCGCTATAGATAATG ATGTGAGATCTGGACAGTGGTATAATGTTGGTGTATCTGGTTCTGATGTTTTGCTTCAGAGAAGGGAAGATCTGCTTCAGCGTGCAGAAGTTCATGTATGTGCATTTGATATTGAGACCACAAAGCTTCCCTTGAAGTTTCCAGATGCCGAATACGACAGTGTAATGATGATCTCCTACATGATTGATGGGCAAGGGTACTTGATAATCAACCGAGAG TGTGTAGGGGAAGATATTGAAGATTTGGAATACACACCTAAACCAGAATTCGAGGGACATTTTAGAGTTAAGAATGTCGCAGACGAG GTGGGTCTACTTAAAGCTTGGTTTTCTCACATGCAAGAGGTTAAACCTGGTATTTATGTTACGTACAACGGTGACTTTTTTGACTGGCCGTTTTTGGAGAAGAGAGCTGCCCACCATGGCATAAAAATGAATGAG GAGATTGGTTTCCAATGCGACAGTAATCAAGGTGAATGCCGAGCTAAATTTTCCTGTCATCTTGACTGTTTTGCCTGGGTGAAGCGAGACAGTTACCTTCCACAGGGAAGCCAAGGTCTAAAG GCTGTTACAAAAGCCAAGCTTGGTTATGATCCTCTGGAGGTCAATCCAGAAGATATGGTTCGCTTTGCAATGGAGCAGCCGCAG ACAATGGCTTCTTATTCTGTATCAGATGCTGTTGCCACATACTACTTATACATGACTTATGTCCATCCGTTTATCTTCTCCCTTGCGACCATAATACCTATGTCACCTGATGAGGTGTTGCGGAAAGGAAGTGGGACACTATGTGAGATGCTGCTAATGGTCCAG GCATTCCAGGCTAATATCATTTGTCCTAACAAGCACCAAGCTGACCTGGAGAAGTTTTACAATAACCGTCTAGTAGAAAGCGAAACATACATCGGTGGTCATGTTGAGTGTCTTGAAACTGGTGTATTTAGATCTGATCTTCCTACAAAATTTCAGCTGGAACCCTCAGCATTTGAG CAACTAATTGAAAACCTTGACCGTGATCTGCAATATGCCATTGCTGTGGAAGGAAAATTGGATATTGATTCTGTCACAAATTATGATGAAGTCAAGGATGCCATAAAGCAAAAG CTTGTTTCATTGCGAGACCACCCAACTCGTGAAGAATGCCCTCTTATATATCATCTGGATGTTGCTGCAATGTATCCAAATATCATTTTGACAAATAGGCTCCAG CCACCATCCATAGTTACAGACGTGGACTGCACAGCATGTGATTTCAATCGCCCTGGAAAGAATTGCCTTAGAACGCTTGAATGGGTCTGGCGAGGAGAAACCTACACGGCAAAAAAGAG TGACTATCATCATATAAAGAGGCAAATTGAGTCAGAGATGATTCAAACTGGTGGAGTTACATCTTCAAAGCCTTTCCTCGACCTCTCAAAACCAGAGCATTTACTAAAGCTGAAGGATCGTTTGAAGAAGTACTGCCAGAAG GCGTACAAAAGAGTAGTTGACAAACCAATTACAGAAGTTAGAGAAGCTGGAATATGCATGCGTGAAAATTCTTTCTACGTTGATACAGTGCGAAG CTTTCGTGATAGAAGGTACGAATACAAAGGCCTGAATAAAACATGGAAAGGAAAACTGTCAGAAGCAAAAGCCAGTGGAAATTCTATCAAAATTCAGGAAGCACAG GACATGGTTGTGCTATATGATTCTTTGCAACTTGCTCACAAGTGCATATTAAATTCTTTTTATGGATATGTTATGCGCAA GGGTGCAAGATGGTACTCTATGGAAATGGCTGGTGTTGTAACATATACTGGTGCAAAGATCATCCAAAATGCTCGATTACTTGTAGACAAAATTGGAAGACCACTGGAACTCGACACAGATGGCATTTGGTGTGTTTTGCCTGGTTCTTTCCCAGAGAATTTTACTTTCAAGACAAA AGCTGAGAAGAAGCTCACAATATCTTATCCATGTGTGATGCTTAATGTTGATGTTGCAAGAACCAACACCAATGATCAATATCAA ACATTGAAAGATCCTGTAAGCAAGCTATACACAACAAATAGTGAATGCTCCATCGAATTTGAGGTAGATGGACCATACAAG GCCATGATTCTACCTGCCTCTAAAGAGGAAGGGATTCTGATAAAGAAGAGGTATGCTGTCTTCAATGAAGATGGAACCCTGGCAGAACTTAAAGGCTTTGAGATTAAGCGTCGAGGTGAGCTGAAGCTCATCAAAGTTTTTCAG GCGGAGGTATTTGATAAATTTCTCCATGGCTCTACTTTAGAGGAGTGCTATGCAGCTGTTGCCTCTGTTGCTAACCGCTGGTTAGATCTACTGGAC AATCAAGGAATTGATATTTCTGACAGTGAGTTGCTTGGGTTCATATCAGAGTCAAGCACAATGAGTAAGTCCCTTGTTGACTATGGAGAACAGAAGTCATGTGCTGTAACTACAGCAAAAAGACTTGCAGAATTCCTTGGAGATTCAATGGTTAAAGACAAAGGACTGCACTGCCAATATATAGTTGCACGAGAGCCACAA GGCACCCCAGTGAGCGAGCGTGCTGTTCCGGTGGCTATTTTTGAGACAGATGCTG AGGTTGCAAAGTTCTATTTAAGAAAATGGTGCAAAGTCTCCACGGAAGCAAACATCCGATTTATTCTTGATTGGTCTTACTACAAGCAGCGCCTAAGCTCGGCTATTCAGAAGATCATAACTATTCCTGCAGCGATGCAAAAG ATTTCAAATCCTGTTCCCCGAGTTCTTCATCCTGATTGGTTGCATAAAAAGGTCAGAGAGAAGGATGATCGATTTCGCCAGCGCAAACTACGTGATATGTTCAGTCCCTTGAATAAAGACATGGGGATGCATAACTTGAATGGAACTGGAGACATAGAGGATTTATTAACATCAGACAAAGGTTTGAGAAAAGCTACTGCTTCCCATAGTTTTAACATCGGCAAAGAAAATCATCCAAATGGGTCACCATCAGCAAAAGCTAGTTTGGGTCATTGCAAAAACCAGCAAAAATCTGTAATCAGGTCAAATGAACCACTCCGAGATGACTCTGCTGATGAAAGAGTTGATAGAAGCACTGATTACCAAGGATGGCTTGAGGCCAGGAAGagaaaatggaaatatgtccgcgAACAGAAGAAACGTCGAAG GTTGGGTGCTGCAGCCTCTTCCGAGGGTCCCAGTAATAATTTGTTTTCTGCAAGAAATGTCAGTCAGTTACATGGCAATGGTAGGAATCGGTCTACATTTTTCCAGAAACAAGAATTGTCCCTCTTTAGATCACATTGGCAG ATAATCCAGCTTGCTCCAAGTACATTGCCTGGCCGTTTTTTTGCATGGGTTGTTGCTGATGGTATCATGTTCAAGATTCCCATCAATGTGCCTAGAGTTTTCTACCTAAACTCGAAAGCTCCCATCACAGATGAGTTTCCAGGAAGGCGTGTAAAGAAGATTCTTCCTCATGGAAAACCATCTTTCAATCTCATCGAG GTTGTAACTAGTGAAGAACAGTTCAGGGCTGAAGGAAGAAAACTTGCTGCTCATCTTGCAGAGCCAGATGTTGAA ggcatatatgAGACGAAAATTCCACTGGAGCTAAATGCTATTCTCCAAATTGGTTGTGTCTGCAAAGTGGACAAATctgcgaagaaacgaaatatccaaGATGGATGGGATCTTGCTGAGTTGCAAATGAAAACAACTGCAGAGTTCTCATACCTGGAACAAACAGTTTCATTTTTCTATCTATACCACAG TGTCTCTGAAGGAAGGGCTGTATATGTCATGTACTTCCCTACATCTCTCAGAGTACATGCAGTGGTTATCAATCCTTTCCGCAATAAAGAACTGTCACCTGCGTTTCTTGAAAAGCAATTTCGGGATGCTTGCCAAACTCCTGACCCTTTGCATGAAAATCTCACTTTCCAG GTGGACTACCACACATCAATGGATGCAGGTAGCAAATATGTGCAACGAATGTTACTTGAGTACAG ACAACAACATCCTGGACCTGTCATAGGCATCATTGAATGCCCTAAACTCCAAGCTATAAGGGAATCTGTACGTGCACTTGATGATTTCCCGTGTGTAACCATTCCTTGCAATGCACGGGACAACAACTATCAG GCTCTTGGTTGGCAAGCGACAGCTGGTAGAACAAGCATGCAGCGCTGTGCTGCATCAACTCAATGGTTCAATGAAAGAATTTCACTTGCTAGATATGCACAT GTGCCATTGGGAAACTTTGaacttgattggcttctttttactGCTGATGTGTTCTTCTCAAGGGCATTGCATGATCAACAACAG GTACTATGGATATCTGATGATGGTATTCCTGATTTAGGCGGCACATATGAAGGAGATACATGCTTTGCTGATGAA GTCATTCAACCTGCACTAACATATCCTGGCGCTTATAGGAGGATTTCTGTTGAGCTTAAG ATTCATCATTTGGCGGTTAATTCTCTCCTTAAGAGCAGTCAAGTGGATGAAATGGAAGGAGGATCTATCGGCAACTTTGAAAATGATATTCCTCCTGGTCCAAATGCCACCGAGACTGACTATAATGACGCCAGCTTGTGTCTACCTGCTTTCCAAGTGCTGAAGCAACTCATTCAAAGATGCATCTCGGATGCAGTGTCTTCTGGAAATGTATTTGCTGATGCGATATTACAACATCTCTACCGTTGGCTTTGCAG CCCACGATCAAGACTTCATGACCCAGCTCTCCATCGCCTCCTTCATAAT GTCATGAAGAAGGTCTTTGCTCTATTATTAGCTGAGTTTCGAAAGCTTGGAGCTAATGTTATCTTTGCAAACTTTTCTAAGATAATCATAGATACCGGAAAAGTGGACTTGCCGTCAGCACGTGCATACTGTGATAGCTTGCTGAAAACCTTACAGACAAG GGATCTTTTCGAGTGGATAGAGCTGGAACCTTTGCACTATTGGCACTCCTTACTGTTCATGGATCAG TACAACTACGGTGGGATTCAGGCCAAAACACAAAATGTAACATCTGCAGACAGTTCGGATGGTGATGATGATATTGACATCGTGTCAAGCTGGAACATAGCAGAATACTTGCCCAAAGCTACACAG GATCACTTTGTCTTGATCGTATCGGAGTTCCTATATGTTCCATGGAAATACATGAAAGAACAAGTAGCTTGTCGAGCAGCTATGAGGGATGACACCTCATGTACTCCATCTATAACAATCATGGCTGCTGAGAATCTTGAGGGACAGGTCGTTGATTACCTCCGTGGGCAG ATCGGCACTTATTTTGCGGAAAAGCTTCTCACAATTGTGAGCGATATACTTCTCCATTTCAAAGGAAAAGGCAAGTCTGAATCAGTTGGACCTTCAAATAGTGAACTTGATCCTCACTTACATAAAGGCGATGCTGCATTGGAGTTCATTAAACATATATGTGCTGTTCTTGCTCTCGATCAGAATGTTCAGCATGATATTCTG AGAATGCGAAAGAACTTGTTAAAGTTGGTCCGTGTAAAGGAATTTGCTCCAGAAGCACAGTTCCAAGACCCCTGTGCCTCATTCATTCTCCCGAACGTGATTTGCAG CTATTGCAACGATTGCCGGGACCTTGACCTCTGCCGCGACTCGACGCTGCAAGGCCACGAGTGGAGGTGCGCGGTGCCGCAGTGCGGGCAGCCGTACCACCGCGAGGAGATGGAGAACGCGCTCCTGCAGATTGTGCGGCAGCGAGAGAGGCTGTACCACCTGCAGGACCTGGTGTGCGTCCGGTGCAGGCAGGTGAAGGCGGCCCATGTGTCGGAGCAGTGCAACTGTGGAGGTTCGTTCCGGTGCAAGGAGGAGGCGCCGCAGTTCCTTGGCAAGATGCGGGTCTTCCTGAACGTCGCGGTGAGCCAGAAGTTCGAGCTACTCCAGGACTGCGTCCGATGGATCCTGGAGGTCAGGTGA